ATAGCAGATCGTCCATGTTTTGAATGAGGAGATTCGGAAGGATTGACTTTCTTATTGCTGGACTTAAAAGAGATTGTGCCAAGTGAAAATTGAACTTGAAACCTCCCATATTCCAAGTTGCTACGTCATAGTTCTTTCATTACTGAATGACGGGAGACGTGATAACTTTCAAGACTAcaatatgatttattttttcttgctcTAGAATTCTAGAATTTTCGGGTGTTATCTTAGAGATTCCAgaaatttcatttcctttcatttgTTGTATGAATGGGTTTAGAGATTTTGTTTACTTTATTGAATAGTTCTCTAATTATCTTTTATTAGGACATCACTAGAATTTTTTGGGGCTATTCATATCCCTATTTGTCTCTTTACTAAGCAGATTTCGACGCTGAATCAAAAATAATAGCGGGAGCTTTTCTTTGCTGTGCTTCGTGGGTGTGCGGCTTTCGTGCTCTGCAATTGTTCATTCGTGTTTGCAAATTGCGGTTTGAGTTGTCCTCGTTTCCATTGCATCGCTTGGGCAACATCCAGAAGTTCGAGAGGAGATACTTTGCTAGGAAATGTTCGTCTCGTGTGAACTCCAAGTCTACTCTCTTTAAACTCGGATTGCAAAACTCATTTGGTAAAAGATAATCTTATGAAGCTTAGAGGgttattaattaattgagtagATCACTGAGTTGCCATTACATACCATATGTCAACCTTATTCTTTGCTAGGCAGCGATCATCTCATGAAATCTCATACTATTGAGATTTAAGTACGTAACTTGTGGCTTCAATGTGAATTTTGGGTAAAAGTGATTGAATGTAAGTAGGTAATATGCCGATCCACATATAagccaatatttttttattagaaaaaatatcaagaaaaggaagaaaagaaattctatcCCCTGGGCCACATTCAACTTCAAGAACTTGCCTACCATCCATCAGTCAAATTGATAGCAACGGCGATGATGATCGACGATCAGCCGGTCAAACACAAGGAGAATGCCCCATCCCGACGCGAAAAGAACAGATGTACAGGTAGTAGTAGCAACTAAAATTCAGGAGGAATTACAATCCTCTAAAATTGTAACTCTAGAGGATTGCGTTTGTCACGTCGTGCACGCCTCATGAAGACAAAATGCATGCATGCACGTATGTGGGTACCAAAGCGATTTCTGatagttccaattttcacattCTTTTCTCATGATGTAACAAGGGCTGTACGTAGGTTCTGCATCTTTGGCACCACGTTTGGACAGTTCAATGAGATAAAATCAAGAAGCGATGGCGGTCCCGTATACCATCATTGAATCAGTCCAGATTGAATGCACTTCTTAATTCTGGACAGCGAAATTCTGTCAGAATTATAACGAAATAAGCCACAAAACTAGATTAAAATCGAAAGGACCACCATATTTATTGAAGTCGCTGTAACTGCCATTTGGTCCCAACTGAAATGCGTGTGCCAAAAGATACTCTCTGCAAAAACTAGTCATCTGAGGTTGTTCTCAGCAGTCAACTGTTGATGATGCAACCATTCTCTCCAATACAGTTAACTCTCTTGGGGATGGAAAAGAATCATTATCTGGAAGTACGGGAATGATAACATTCAAATCAAGGAGGAGCAGATCTTTTAATGGTTCAGGGACCTTCGCAAGAGAAACTTCAGATGCATGTTGCTCAAGACGTGAGTACTCCACTTGTCTTGCTTCTCAGAGGAATTGGCTGAAACTAACATGCCAACCTTAACAGTCCACATAGGAGACAGATCTGCAGCTAATGCATTCAATCTCCAATTCTGTCAAACTTTAACAAAGGGCACCTTCAGTGGTTAGTTCTTCCATGTTCACTTTCACCTCCAAGCCTGTGTTTAATAAGGAACTAACCATGGCCGGGATATCAGATTTGAGAGCAGCAGCTAACGCCTACATGAGCAAATAGGAGCGAGGTCATAAGAATTTTGAGATAGTTAAATGCAGCATATATACAACCAGCAACAGGAATGGTTGCGAAAATATCAATAGAGCAATATATAACTACAAACGAGCGATATTTCTACTTCTACCCAAAGTGAAATGGATATTTAGTCAAAGGAAGTACCTTgcgtttgtcttctttcttccgTTTGATAACCTCGAATGGCCACTCACTGATAAGCTTTTGAAGTTCAACCATAATGCCAGACCTCTTAGCATCAGGTAAACTCTGGCATCAATCCAAGGTATTCACATAGTGAGACCCGAGAAGCGACGTCTGAATAAACAGAACCTACAAAGGGTGTATTTCCAATTTTATCTAATTCAGGAGTCTGAGATGATCTTTCAAACTCAACCACTAGGATTCCTGGAACTCAATTGTGTAATTTTAACCAGACAGTGTAGCAAGCCCCAAATATAAAAACCCAATCACCCAGTCACCCTCAATGAAAGGATCTGTCACAGTAATTTTATCTGAGCACATTATGGGGGACAATTCAGTAAGTCTTCTGCTAATTGTTTTATTACTTAAGAGGATATGGAAAATCAAGGGACTAGTTCATAGGCTGAGGTAATTTAGGATGGCAAGTCCTTAAGCTAGGGGATCATGCCAGATGGTGAGCATATTAATAATAGCTATAGATGCTCTGAGAAGTGAGAACCACCTGATTCAAGACGTGAATGACTGTAGCAGCCTCCTCAGGTTTTCCTTCAAGTAGAAGTCCCTGCACAAAAAAATGGATATAAAACCATTTGGTTCAccacaaaacaagaaaatgacattCAGTTAAATTTTCATCTTACACCGGAGTGCTAAAAAGCCCCAATAAATGCttccaaaaagggaaaaagtagtCATATCTCCTTTGGGTGTTGACATTGAATAGTCTCATGCCCAAAGGTGCTTCATGTCCTTGGATGTGAGCCCAAATTTTTTGTACTCAAGCATTAACTCACTCTTTTTTTGGCCATAGGTCTCTCACCTGGTTTACCAAGAACATTGTACTGATCTCTATCACAATATTACTGTTTTCCTATTATCAGATTTTCTAATGCAAGAAGACCTAGAGTTCTCAGGGTCTGATATTTGCGATTTCAACAGTTGTGTTTGTAAACTACCTTCGCACATGAGAACCCACTGCCCATGGTGTGCTGCTTCATGGACTCAGAtcttaacttctcaattttccATAGAGATTCAACGTCTCCTAGAAAGGGTAATTTTCGTCAAACCactaaataagataaagaagcaTAATCTCAGAACAAACAAAGAAACAGAGAGGTTGAAAGACACAGTCCAGTGAAAATTCTATTTGTATCTTATTTCTACCCTTTTGTTTAGGGAGAGAGAAATCATTGTACAGAAGAATATATTCAAGCACATCCCATCTTTTGTAGTAAGTGGCGGGACCTGGATGAGAAAACTACTTGTGGGAAGAAATGGGAAACAAAAATTGCTGAGGGACAAGGGCTTGAGAGCAGCAAAGGGAGACAGAGTGAGTGTTTCTCACCTACTTTTGCAGCAAACTCCATCCAGATGTCAAATGCAGCTTTATGCAATTTCACGCCACCCTTGACAAATCTCTTCGAATACTTTGCAAGCAACCCCCAATTGTCTGTATCGTTACAAATGCTGCAaaatttttccatggaaaaaaggATATCAAATAACATGAGTAAACTATTAGATTGAAAGTAGCAATGCAGAcaatgattaaaataaaaacaagttgATTAAATCCTTCTCAGGATAAACAGCATGAAAACAGGATAAACAGCACAGAAGTGAACCTGGAGACAATATCGGCCGTGCTGGGTTGCAATTGCAAgttattcttcttcaaaagcttCATTACTTCCTGCATGAGGGCAGCATCTCTGTGCTCTTTAGCATATTGCTGCATTGCAAGAGCCCAAGTTAGCAGAATAAATGTGtaaatgaaacaaatggaaaaaagaatcaCTTGACATAGATACAATTCGTCATTACCAATAGATGGTTTGCAGAGCCAATTGTAGGGGTCAATCCATAGACATTATGCTCCCACAAGGCCTTCTTACCTACAATTTTGTCAACGCTTAGTTTCTATCATCATGGACTTATTACAGCAATCTCCTGACATGAGCTACACTATGGAactaaattttgatttgatttatttttattgaaaattatgaagagCTTAATCACTAGAAACAGCTTGAACTGACAACTATTGAAGCTATCAGTTAAAAAAACACATCTGCAAAAAGTGAATGCTATTTGCTAAGCTTCAACAATGAATTCAACAACTTGAAGCAGAGGTGTCATTCAAGAAATCAAAGTCTTACAAAGCCAGCAATGTGTGAGAAGACCCATTTACAGAATAAGCGTTAGATGCATATTAAGTTGGATTAAGCGCAATAGTGTCCAAGTCATGAATAAGTTAACAAGTTTGTACATGTAAAATAAAGTGAcccttttaacaatttaaacacaTTGAATCATGTCGAGAAGGTTAACATGTTATTCACACAGGACAAGTTTATACACACATTTAACAATGTTCTATACTTTAAATTGAATATCCTTTTACACATTCACACATGAAAAACTATTTCTCGAATATGTTATGTGTCGTGTTAGTTCCATACACGTGCTTAATAGACGTGTTGCATCTGTGTAGGACAAAATTCTGGTTTACAATAATTGACGCAtccaggaaagaaaaaacacaaaagcaCAACTAACTACCTGCGGGATGGTCAAAAGTTCTCATAAGAACTGAATATGTTCTGAATATGTTCTCCAAGCATGACAGGCTTGAGGTAAAAAGATCATTTGAGAACAAGCAATATACAACAAAATGATTGTGCTAATGATAGCGTAAGTAGCAACAATTGAATGCAGAAGAAGAATCAGGTAAATATATCAGCATGATATAGAATTTTTGAACTTGGCACACAACTTGTGTAGATAAAGCTCACCAAAGTCAAGAGCCCTTGCACGCACACATGCTTTTGTGACTTCCCGACAAAGGTTGCAGTTAAAATTCTCATGAATTCGAAGATTTGACAATCTCTGcgatgaaagaaaaaacagatgaATTTATCAACTactcaaaaattaaaacttcacTTCTCAAATGGAGCAAGAAGTAAACTGACAAATCTGCGTAGGTTCTGCAAGACATCAAAGAGAAGCTTAATATCCTCTCTGTTCTTGCAATTTTCAATCATCGACCACGTCCATGCGTTTGGAGCCATTGTTCTTTTCGTGTTAACGGACTCAAGAATTTTGTCATACAACTCCTTCACGGTCTCTGCATAATATGACAAGAACCAAATATCAGAGAAAGAACTACACAATATGTCAAGACACAAATTagatgggaaaaaggaaaaaacctgTGGGTTCCTCCTTTCCGGCACTTGCTTCGGAAGAATACTGTAAActcgaaattattgaataagAGGCTGCAGGCAATCTATTGCCATGAACCGGCCCTGTGAATTCCAACGACAATCACATCAAAACCTTTCACTGCCAAGAGAAATGCAGCTCCGTTTTGTATCAACAAACTAATTCAACCCGGAACCAACATTTAAGAACATGAAGCAACTCGACTCAAAGAAGCAACTCGACTTGAAGGAACAATTCGACGTGATTAATCCTATTACAGAATCATGTCTCCAACATCAAATACACAAAGCAAACACgatgaaaacaataaaaatacgACATCTCAATTAAACAAGCACAATCCTGACCAGGTGCACATTCCTCGAATGAGTTACTCAGAATTCTTCATCAATCATCAAACGCCCCCCTCCCCCAACAAAACCATATCCGGACATCAAACTCAACCTTAAAAAGCCCCCGCTAACAAAGAACCATCGCTCCGGCATCTATAATCCACGTCGAGATCCCTCGGCagcaataaacaaaaaaaatctgaCGGACGAGAAGCGCGCTACCTGCGAAACCGAGGGACTGAGtagcagaggagaaggaggagctgcGATCTCGACGTGCCTGCGCCCGAATCCGAGCGCATTCCGCGACTCGGCGGTCATTCGGAGGGACGAATCCAGCCGAGCCGAGATGAACCGGAGGCTTGAGAATGCGGCAGAGCCTGCGAGCTCTCGCGGCGGCGTGCATAGCTCCGGCGCGATCGAATCAACGAGCCGACGAGTTCCTCGCGCCGGAAGGTCCGTGCTGTTGCCGAGCGAGGTTTTTCGGCTGCTCAGGGTTttgcaaggaggaagaagaaatgaggtAATGTTCGCCTGCGGCGGCGTCTATGGCCACTTACGGTGTGGAACATTCAGAAAGCTTTTGCAAACGGCACTCTCAAATGGAAATGGACAAATGTTTAGAAATGCTTATTATTTagcctaaaaataaataaattatggcAAGTTGAGAGAAATTTAAATTCCATTTGGGAAGCAAAGTCTTTGTGGGATTAATTGACAACATCTTGATTATCCATTTTACTAACATTATTATAAttcatcttcacaaaaaaaaaaaaaaacgatatctagctttctaagttgatattTTTGGGATTAATTGGCTCATTTTGATTTAGTGATTCCGGAGAGAATTTGTACGTGTATTTGGAATATCGTATAAGTTGAATTTTCTACACGATTAAGTGCAAACAATTTCATATTTGGCGACCATATGAATTTTATGGTTTATAAGGTAGATGATattgggaaaatataaaaaacatgTCTCATTTTTTACTCAATGACTTATTACGTACCTCTAAGTTTAAATATACCAAATACATATGAGTTTTACCTTTGGAGACCCTTTGCACTTCCGCATCAATTTGCCTCGCATCCTTagtttttctcaaaaaaagggCCACCCCATATCCCAAATTCTTATGTCCAAAAATAAGTACTGAAGCCAACTGAAAATTAAACCATTCAAACGTGgaacaaaaaactaaaataagttTTCAAGAAGGGACGGTTTGATCTTTTCCATATTGGATTTTACTTAGATGCATGCGAAAGTTAATTGTAAACAAGGTTTTTCATTGAACTACCCACAGTAAGGTTGGGttgaaagccaaaaaaaaaaaccaccgaTAATAAGAAACGAGCTGTCGTTTTCTAGAATCGAGGGAAATACTCCCCTTTTTAACTTGAGCTGCAACTGTCTCCCCTCCACCCTCTATACACAACGGAAAAAACTCCTTCCTTTTGTCAGCCATGGAAACGGACCGCCTAAGCAAATCGAAACTCCAACAGACaggaaaaaacccaaaacttcaTTTCAATCTGATGCATAAAGGGAGAGAGGATCAATCCTCCAATCTAAATTCCTTTCGATTGACATTCTTTTTTACAAAAATGGGTTGTGGGGAGTCGAAACATGCTGTTGCCACCGGAAACACCATAACCAAAAGCAGGAGTTCAAGCGCCCATCCAGAGAAGAACAAACAAGTGGAACAAAACGTTCCTCAGATGGAAGCAATTGGGAATGGAGCGGCATTACTTGTGCGAAAAGAAATCAATAATGCGGTGAGCCAGGATACAGGAACTGCAGCTGATGTTAAGGACATAACTGAACATCCCGGGCCCAAACAAGAGAAGGGAACAGAGGAGAAGAGCCAAAGGCCGAGGATGAAgacaaagaggaagagaagcatgttgaggaagagaaggagattGAGCCAGAGCGAGAGTTAGAGCCAGAGATGAAACCGGTAGTAGAAGAGGAAGAGGCAGAGCCTGGGAGATTCGTATCCCGCAACTCGCCGGATCATTACTTCCGAGAAGAGATGAGGAAGCGCTGGAAGGGAACGCGTCTGAGGGGCTCTCCTCCGAGTACAACTCACCCTGACATGAACCGGTGAAGGAGGGCGAGTACGGTAAAGTGGTTGTGGAAGAGAAGAATCCAACTGGACTGGAAAAGGCAAAGGAATGGAAGAAGGAAATTGACTCCGCTCCTGATGAGGTAATTGAATGAGTCTTGTGAGATTTAATGGCTGAGTTCTAATAATAGAGACATGTATTCAGGATCAAAAGGTCACGGTTGCAGGTTCGCAGACATATGTCTTAACGTGGATTATGTTTATGCTGATCTACACAACCcgtttttttcccttgattttgATACATTTACTGTGCATTTGGACGTTGACGCGAAGGCCAAGAAGTACAAACATCTCAGACTTGACTGATTGAGCTGGTTTTCTGATCGAGATGGTTGACTCTAGAAAAAGTTTACAGAACCATGTTTTCTGTGCAGGAAGTCGTGGCTGATTTAGCAAGTGGAGAAGTAGCGAAGAGCAACTGAATCGAAGAAGCAGCATTGTGAGAACAATTTCCATAACTAATCTCAAGCAGCCTTTTATGTGTTAGTTACTTAGAATAACAGTCATGTAGTTTG
This region of Eucalyptus grandis isolate ANBG69807.140 chromosome 8, ASM1654582v1, whole genome shotgun sequence genomic DNA includes:
- the LOC104415043 gene encoding uncharacterized protein LOC104415043 isoform X2, whose protein sequence is MHAAARARRLCRILKPPVHLGSAGFVPPNDRRVAECARIRAQARRDRSSSFSSATQSLGFAGPVHGNRLPAASYSIISSLQYSSEASAGKEEPTETVKELYDKILESVNTKRTMAPNAWTWSMIENCKNREDIKLLFDVLQNLRRFRLSNLRIHENFNCNLCREVTKACVRARALDFGKKALWEHNVYGLTPTIGSANHLLQYAKEHRDAALMQEVMKLLKKNNLQLQPSTADIVSSICNDTDNWGLLAKYSKRFVKGGVKLHKAAFDIWMEFAAKVGPATYYKRWDVLEYILLYNDFSLPKQKGRNKIQIEFSLDCVFQPLCFFVCSEIMLLYLI
- the LOC104415043 gene encoding uncharacterized protein LOC104415043 isoform X1 — encoded protein: MHAAARARRLCRILKPPVHLGSAGFVPPNDRRVAECARIRAQARRDRSSSFSSATQSLGFAGPVHGNRLPAASYSIISSLQYSSEASAGKEEPTETVKELYDKILESVNTKRTMAPNAWTWSMIENCKNREDIKLLFDVLQNLRRFRLSNLRIHENFNCNLCREVTKACVRARALDFGKKALWEHNVYGLTPTIGSANHLLQYAKEHRDAALMQEVMKLLKKNNLQLQPSTADIVSSICNDTDNWGLLAKYSKRFVKGGVKLHKAAFDIWMEFAAKVGDVESLWKIEKLRSESMKQHTMGSGFSCAKGLLLEGKPEEAATVIHVLNQSLPDAKRSGIMVELQKLISEWPFEVIKRKKEDKRKALAAALKSDIPAMVSSLLNTGLEVKVNMEELTTEGALC